The following proteins are encoded in a genomic region of Corallococcus soli:
- a CDS encoding DUF3108 domain-containing protein, whose translation MISMRTLVAACLAFSAATAWAQEPNGFKMPPLLHPVSDAPATAPDAGTGAGAEANTGDAAAPAPPNERPIAVKPCEQGLPALKTPLAFKPGELLEFDMDAMGAKAGKLTMRVQRQANGSLPVLVEAQTNTLFSKVRRVRGSATSYLHPRTLRPSRYTEDAVENEQRRKVNVVFGAQERSVKVDYQIADRPKGQFNYTWDKDGLDVAGAIYLIRQLPLKKDLPVCFDVYGIRRMWRLTATVVEREHVSLPLGEFEAWHLSGTAVRLDRPSQTRDVHVWITDDERRLPLAAVGAIDLGAVRLTLSGVKRPGEKPMEAQGKEDLKW comes from the coding sequence ATGATCTCCATGCGCACCCTCGTCGCGGCCTGTCTGGCCTTCAGCGCCGCCACCGCCTGGGCCCAAGAGCCCAATGGCTTCAAGATGCCTCCCCTGCTGCACCCCGTGTCGGACGCGCCAGCCACCGCGCCCGATGCCGGGACGGGGGCCGGGGCGGAGGCGAACACCGGGGATGCGGCGGCACCCGCGCCCCCGAACGAGCGCCCCATCGCGGTGAAGCCCTGTGAGCAGGGCCTGCCCGCGCTGAAGACGCCGCTCGCGTTCAAGCCCGGGGAGCTGCTCGAGTTCGACATGGACGCCATGGGCGCCAAGGCGGGCAAGCTCACCATGCGCGTGCAGCGGCAGGCCAACGGCTCGCTGCCGGTGCTGGTGGAGGCGCAGACGAACACCCTGTTCTCCAAGGTGCGCCGGGTGCGCGGCAGCGCGACCAGCTACCTGCACCCTCGCACGCTGAGGCCCTCGCGCTACACCGAGGACGCGGTGGAGAACGAGCAGCGCCGCAAGGTGAACGTCGTCTTCGGCGCGCAGGAGCGCAGCGTCAAGGTGGACTACCAGATCGCGGACCGGCCCAAGGGCCAGTTCAACTACACCTGGGACAAGGACGGCCTGGACGTCGCGGGCGCCATCTACCTCATCCGCCAGTTGCCCCTGAAGAAGGACCTGCCGGTGTGCTTCGACGTGTACGGCATCCGCCGCATGTGGCGCCTGACGGCCACCGTGGTGGAGCGCGAGCACGTGTCGCTGCCCCTGGGCGAGTTCGAGGCCTGGCACCTGTCCGGCACCGCCGTGCGCCTGGACCGCCCGTCCCAGACGCGCGACGTGCACGTCTGGATCACCGACGACGAGCGCCGCCTGCCGCTGGCCGCCGTGGGCGCCATCGACCTGGGCGCCGTGCGCCTCACCCTGTCCGGCGTCAAGCGCCCCGGGGAGAAGCCCATGGAGGCCCAGGGCAAGGAAGATCTCAAGTGGTGA
- a CDS encoding DUF507 family protein, translating into MRLYPKVIPIISREAIQQLMQDGDIEVEPMRVADAEMDLSAIMREYLANEERVNQATREALERRGYDYSKFNQVKREMADVRGFKMGDEGIEYVINQMIEFLLISRNVEEVFSPDNVLRQKMFQGMKKHLDVDDEIDREARSRLKHLQEGTSAFDIEYNKTVEQIRRARGLI; encoded by the coding sequence ATGAGGCTGTATCCGAAGGTGATCCCGATCATCTCGCGCGAGGCCATTCAGCAGCTCATGCAGGACGGGGACATCGAGGTGGAGCCGATGCGCGTGGCTGACGCCGAGATGGACCTGTCGGCCATCATGCGCGAGTACCTCGCCAACGAAGAGCGTGTGAACCAGGCGACGCGAGAGGCCCTGGAGCGTCGGGGATATGACTACTCCAAGTTCAACCAGGTGAAGCGCGAGATGGCGGACGTGCGCGGCTTCAAGATGGGGGACGAGGGCATCGAGTACGTCATCAACCAGATGATCGAATTCCTCCTCATCAGCCGGAACGTGGAGGAGGTCTTCTCTCCCGACAACGTGCTGCGTCAGAAGATGTTCCAGGGAATGAAGAAGCACCTGGACGTGGATGACGAGATCGACCGGGAGGCCCGCTCGCGGCTGAAGCACCTGCAGGAAGGCACGAGCGCCTTCGACATCGAGTACAACAAGACCGTCGAGCAGATCCGCCGCGCTCGCGGCCTGATTTAG
- a CDS encoding M28 family metallopeptidase yields the protein MRLLPAHLPVLFVALSSASALAAGALPITSQEKVAQQAITPDLLRAHVRFLASDLLEGRGPGTRGDALAQEYIATQFEGLGLKPGAPDGGYLQRFDLVGINSHPGAMTFQAKSGRVELKPREDFIAVSGVQAPEAKLDASELVFVGYGIVAPEFQWDDFKGVDLKGKTLVILNNDPEDDPRLFAGKARLWYGRWDYKYEQAAKTGAAGAIILHTTPSAGYPWQVVRTSWTGEQFELPAGDAPRLQVKAWTTEDATKQVLKLAGHDLEALRAAAQKRDFRPVPLGVTLSLRITSEVHRRPTANVLGLLPGSDPTLSKQVVLYSAHHDHLGKKDDGKPGDDVIYNGAVDNASGVAAMLAVARAFTALPTPPRRSILFAAVAAEEYGLLGSAYLAAHPPVPTGRIAANVNVDGANILGRTRDITVIGLGKSSLDGFVTAMAKTQGRTVKADQLSDRGFFYRSDQFNFARMGIPAAYFGSGMDFIGKPEGWGREQRGTWEAKHYHQPSDELRPEWDLSGAVEDTRLFFLVGAQVARAPEMPTWNKGDEFEAARLKSLEALKGAPGK from the coding sequence ATGAGGCTCCTCCCGGCGCACCTCCCCGTCCTGTTCGTCGCCCTGTCCTCGGCGTCCGCCCTCGCGGCGGGCGCCCTGCCCATCACGTCCCAGGAGAAGGTGGCCCAGCAGGCCATCACCCCGGACCTGCTGCGCGCGCACGTCCGCTTCCTCGCGAGCGACCTGCTGGAGGGACGCGGTCCCGGGACGCGCGGCGACGCGCTGGCGCAGGAATACATCGCCACGCAGTTCGAGGGCCTGGGCCTGAAGCCGGGCGCCCCGGACGGCGGCTACCTGCAGCGCTTCGACCTGGTGGGCATCAACAGCCATCCGGGCGCCATGACGTTCCAGGCGAAGTCCGGCCGCGTGGAGCTCAAGCCCCGCGAGGACTTCATCGCCGTGTCCGGCGTGCAGGCCCCGGAGGCGAAGCTGGACGCGTCCGAGCTCGTGTTCGTGGGCTACGGCATCGTCGCGCCGGAGTTCCAGTGGGACGACTTCAAGGGCGTGGACCTCAAGGGCAAGACACTGGTCATCCTCAACAACGACCCGGAGGATGATCCGCGCCTGTTCGCCGGCAAGGCGCGCCTCTGGTACGGCCGCTGGGACTACAAATACGAGCAGGCGGCGAAGACGGGCGCGGCGGGCGCCATCATCCTCCACACCACGCCCAGCGCGGGCTACCCGTGGCAGGTGGTCCGCACGTCGTGGACGGGCGAACAGTTCGAGCTGCCCGCCGGTGACGCCCCCCGCCTCCAGGTGAAGGCGTGGACCACCGAGGACGCCACGAAGCAGGTGCTGAAGCTCGCGGGCCATGACCTGGAGGCGCTGCGCGCCGCCGCGCAGAAGCGTGACTTCCGCCCCGTGCCCCTGGGCGTGACGCTGTCGCTGCGCATCACCAGCGAGGTGCACCGCCGGCCCACCGCGAACGTGCTGGGCCTGCTGCCGGGCAGCGACCCCACGCTGTCGAAGCAGGTGGTGCTCTACAGCGCGCACCATGATCACCTGGGCAAGAAGGACGACGGCAAGCCCGGCGACGACGTCATCTACAACGGCGCGGTGGACAACGCGTCCGGCGTGGCCGCGATGCTCGCCGTGGCCCGGGCCTTCACCGCGCTGCCCACGCCCCCGCGCCGCTCCATCCTCTTCGCCGCGGTGGCCGCGGAGGAGTACGGCCTGCTGGGCTCCGCCTACCTGGCCGCGCACCCGCCGGTGCCCACGGGCCGCATCGCCGCCAACGTCAACGTGGACGGCGCCAACATCCTGGGCCGCACGCGCGACATCACTGTCATCGGACTGGGCAAGTCCAGCCTGGACGGCTTCGTCACCGCGATGGCGAAGACCCAGGGGCGCACGGTGAAGGCGGATCAGCTCTCCGACCGCGGCTTCTTCTACCGGTCGGATCAATTCAACTTCGCGCGCATGGGCATCCCGGCGGCCTACTTCGGCAGCGGCATGGACTTCATCGGCAAGCCGGAGGGCTGGGGCCGCGAGCAGCGCGGGACGTGGGAGGCGAAGCACTACCACCAGCCCTCCGACGAGCTGCGGCCGGAGTGGGACCTGTCCGGCGCCGTGGAGGACACCCGGCTGTTCTTCCTGGTGGGCGCCCAGGTGGCGCGGGCCCCGGAGATGCCCACCTGGAACAAGGGCGACGAGTTCGAGGCTGCCCGCCTGAAGTCCCTGGAGGCGCTGAAGGGCGCGCCCGGGAAGTAG
- the uvrB gene encoding excinuclease ABC subunit UvrB: MPEFQLVSDHSPQGDQPRAIGELTEGLLRGDRYQTLLGVTGSGKTFTMANLIANVQRPALVIAHNKTLAAQLYGEFKGLFPHNAVEYFVSYYDYYQPEAYVPSTDTFIEKDSSINENIERMRHSATHSLRTRDDVIIVASVSCIYGLGAARSYVDLAIRAQVGEDMGRDGFMRQLVEAQYERNDLDFHRGTFRARGDTVEVFPIYEEERAVRVSFFGDEVERITEFDPLRGVTLGQLEKIVIFPASHYVAGPDARQNAIRTIREELASQLQLFKAEGKLLEAQRLEQRTMFDLEMIEQVGYCNGIENYSRHFTGRAPGESAPCLLDYFPRNMLVLIDESHQTVSQIGAMYRGDRARKETLVNFGFRMPSALDNRPLKFTEFEEMVQQAVFVSATPAEYELQKSKGVVVEQIIRPTGLIDPEVETRPAGNQVDDLLEEVRVRVSRKERVLVTTLTKRMAEDLTEYYSDVGVKVRYLHSDIDAIQRMAIIRDLRRGEFDVLVGINLLREGLDIPEVSLVAILDADKEGFLRSHVSLIQTIGRAARNVNGRVIMYSDQMTDSMKRAIEETSRRRAIQTAYNTEHGITPRSVKSNIQNFSENIPDYDAQAGALPMAAEGENDLLEAKEIKRLIGEFNQEMLKAADEMQFEKAAEFRDRVQLLKDMDLGLKPPSRSLLRAPPKAVDQPGTTPKKGGRGRGRPSGGGSSGGTPGGSPGKPSGRSRAKN, from the coding sequence ATGCCGGAGTTCCAACTCGTCAGTGACCATTCGCCCCAGGGCGACCAGCCCAGGGCCATCGGTGAGTTGACCGAGGGCCTGCTGCGCGGCGACCGCTACCAGACCCTCCTGGGCGTCACCGGTTCGGGCAAGACGTTCACGATGGCGAACCTCATCGCCAACGTGCAGCGGCCCGCGCTGGTCATCGCGCACAACAAGACGCTGGCCGCGCAGCTCTACGGCGAGTTCAAGGGCCTGTTCCCGCACAACGCCGTCGAGTACTTCGTCTCCTACTACGACTACTACCAGCCCGAGGCCTACGTCCCGTCGACGGACACCTTCATCGAGAAGGACTCGTCCATCAACGAGAACATCGAGCGGATGCGCCACTCGGCGACGCACAGCCTGCGCACGCGCGACGACGTCATCATCGTGGCCAGCGTGTCCTGCATCTACGGCCTGGGCGCCGCGCGCAGCTACGTGGACCTGGCCATCCGCGCGCAGGTGGGCGAGGACATGGGCCGCGACGGCTTCATGCGCCAGCTCGTGGAGGCCCAGTACGAGCGCAACGACCTGGACTTCCACCGCGGCACCTTCCGCGCCCGGGGCGACACCGTGGAGGTGTTCCCCATCTACGAGGAGGAGCGCGCCGTGCGCGTCAGCTTCTTCGGCGACGAGGTGGAGCGCATCACGGAGTTCGACCCGCTGCGCGGCGTGACGCTGGGGCAGCTGGAGAAGATCGTCATCTTCCCCGCCAGCCACTACGTCGCGGGCCCGGACGCGCGCCAGAACGCCATCCGCACCATCCGCGAGGAGCTGGCCAGCCAGCTCCAGCTCTTCAAGGCGGAGGGCAAGCTGCTGGAGGCGCAGCGGCTGGAGCAGCGCACCATGTTCGACCTGGAGATGATCGAACAGGTCGGCTACTGCAACGGCATCGAGAACTACTCGCGCCACTTCACCGGGCGCGCGCCGGGTGAGTCCGCCCCGTGCCTGCTCGACTACTTTCCGCGCAACATGCTGGTGCTCATCGACGAGAGCCACCAGACGGTGTCCCAGATTGGCGCCATGTACCGCGGCGACCGCGCGCGCAAGGAGACGCTGGTCAACTTCGGCTTCCGCATGCCCAGCGCGCTGGACAACCGGCCGCTGAAGTTCACGGAGTTCGAGGAGATGGTGCAGCAGGCCGTCTTCGTCTCCGCGACGCCCGCCGAATACGAGCTGCAGAAGTCCAAGGGCGTGGTGGTGGAGCAGATCATCCGCCCCACGGGCCTCATCGACCCGGAGGTGGAGACGCGCCCCGCCGGCAACCAGGTGGACGACTTGCTGGAGGAGGTCCGCGTGCGCGTGTCGCGCAAGGAGCGCGTGCTGGTGACGACGCTCACCAAGCGCATGGCGGAGGACCTCACGGAGTACTACAGCGACGTGGGCGTGAAGGTGCGCTACCTGCACTCGGACATCGACGCCATCCAGCGCATGGCCATCATCCGCGACCTGCGCCGGGGCGAATTCGACGTGCTCGTGGGCATCAACCTCCTGCGCGAGGGCCTGGACATCCCGGAGGTGTCGCTCGTCGCCATCCTGGACGCGGACAAGGAAGGCTTCCTGCGCAGCCACGTGTCGCTCATCCAGACCATCGGCCGCGCGGCGCGCAACGTGAACGGGCGCGTCATCATGTACTCGGACCAGATGACCGACTCCATGAAGCGGGCCATCGAGGAGACGTCCCGCCGCCGGGCCATCCAGACCGCCTACAACACGGAGCACGGCATCACGCCGCGCTCGGTGAAGAGCAACATCCAGAACTTCTCCGAGAACATCCCGGACTACGACGCGCAGGCGGGCGCGCTGCCCATGGCGGCGGAAGGGGAGAATGACCTGCTGGAGGCCAAGGAGATCAAGCGCCTCATCGGGGAGTTCAACCAGGAGATGCTCAAGGCCGCGGACGAGATGCAGTTCGAGAAGGCCGCCGAGTTCCGCGACCGCGTCCAGCTGCTCAAGGACATGGACCTGGGCCTCAAGCCCCCGTCGCGGTCGCTCTTGCGCGCGCCGCCCAAGGCGGTGGATCAGCCGGGCACCACCCCGAAGAAGGGGGGACGCGGCCGTGGACGTCCGTCCGGTGGTGGTTCCTCCGGCGGGACTCCGGGCGGTTCCCCGGGCAAGCCGTCCGGCCGCTCGCGGGCGAAGAACTAG
- the uvrC gene encoding excinuclease ABC subunit UvrC, translated as MDIRLQEKLDALPTEPGVYLMKDKRGQIIYVGKAINLRSRVRSYFTRTGDTRVFVSMLDTMLGDLETVLVHNEKEALLLENELIKKHKPRFNVLLKDDKQFISLRLDRHQPFPRLEVVRKYEKDGARYFGPYSSAGAIRETLRLINRFFQLRTCTDHVLANRKRPCLLHQIGRCPAPCVYPVSQEDYRKSVDEVAMFLEGKAGELTEGLRMRMKRAASELKFEEAARVRDQLLAIERSLERQKVATSDFKDQDVFAFHREGDRILFYVLHVRQGRLNGGQAFPFGSQEFPDDELLASFVNLYYDQGGFVPEEVLLPLEPGDGTDGLEALLTERKGDRVRVFVPKRGEKHELVNMAVKNAEQAFAERKRTKDETDTVLSRLQSKLGLRNFPRRMECYDISHFQSSSIVASQVAVTDGETDKSRYRKYKIKTVDKQDDFASMYEVITRRLKRGLEDQDLPDLLVIDGGKGQLASAHAAMKDLGVEGVDVVGLAKSRDQEVFDRDAESAKSPERVFVLGRKDPIVLPQNSAEMFMLTRMRDEAHRFAITFQGKSMRKSAMRSALEDIPGVGEGRRKMLLRHFGSLKRVGDASIEELAEVVGPAMAERVHAGLHGDPEDDTEDPVREASLDDASEPGAEKAAHEKADGGSPPGAA; from the coding sequence ATGGACATCCGGCTGCAGGAGAAGCTGGACGCGCTGCCCACCGAGCCCGGCGTGTACCTGATGAAGGACAAGCGCGGGCAGATCATCTACGTCGGCAAGGCCATCAACCTTCGCAGCCGGGTGCGCAGCTACTTCACCCGCACCGGCGACACCCGCGTCTTCGTGTCCATGCTGGACACGATGCTGGGCGACCTGGAGACGGTGCTCGTCCACAACGAGAAGGAGGCCCTCCTCCTCGAAAACGAGCTGATCAAGAAGCACAAGCCGCGCTTCAACGTCCTGCTCAAGGACGACAAGCAGTTCATCTCCCTGCGCCTGGACCGCCACCAGCCCTTCCCCCGGCTGGAGGTGGTGCGCAAGTACGAGAAGGACGGCGCGCGCTACTTCGGCCCGTACTCCAGCGCGGGCGCCATCCGCGAAACGCTGCGCCTCATCAACCGCTTCTTCCAGCTGCGCACCTGCACGGACCACGTGCTGGCCAACCGCAAGCGGCCGTGCCTGCTCCATCAAATCGGACGGTGCCCGGCCCCGTGCGTCTACCCGGTGTCCCAGGAGGACTACCGCAAGAGCGTGGACGAGGTGGCCATGTTCCTGGAGGGCAAGGCGGGGGAGCTCACCGAGGGGCTGCGCATGCGCATGAAGCGCGCGGCGTCCGAACTGAAGTTCGAGGAGGCCGCGCGCGTGCGCGACCAGCTGCTCGCCATCGAGCGCAGCCTGGAGCGCCAGAAGGTGGCGACCAGCGACTTCAAGGACCAGGACGTGTTCGCCTTCCACCGCGAGGGCGACCGCATCCTGTTCTACGTGCTGCACGTGCGGCAGGGCCGGCTCAACGGCGGCCAGGCGTTCCCCTTCGGCAGCCAGGAGTTCCCGGACGACGAGCTGCTCGCCTCGTTCGTGAACCTCTACTACGACCAGGGCGGCTTCGTGCCGGAGGAGGTCCTGCTGCCGCTGGAGCCCGGCGACGGCACCGACGGCCTGGAGGCCCTGCTCACCGAGCGCAAGGGCGACCGCGTGCGCGTGTTCGTCCCCAAGCGCGGGGAGAAGCATGAGCTGGTGAACATGGCGGTGAAGAACGCGGAGCAGGCGTTCGCGGAGCGCAAGCGCACCAAGGACGAGACGGACACGGTGCTCTCGCGGCTCCAGTCCAAGCTGGGCCTGCGCAACTTCCCGCGCCGCATGGAGTGCTACGACATCTCCCACTTCCAGAGCTCCTCCATCGTCGCCTCGCAGGTGGCGGTGACGGACGGGGAGACGGACAAGTCGCGCTACCGCAAGTACAAGATCAAGACGGTGGACAAGCAGGACGACTTCGCCAGCATGTACGAGGTCATCACCCGCCGGCTCAAGCGGGGCCTGGAGGACCAGGACCTGCCGGACCTGCTCGTCATCGACGGTGGCAAGGGCCAGCTGGCCAGCGCTCACGCGGCCATGAAGGACCTGGGCGTGGAGGGCGTGGACGTGGTGGGCCTGGCCAAGAGCCGGGACCAGGAAGTCTTCGACCGCGACGCGGAGAGCGCGAAGAGCCCCGAGCGCGTCTTCGTCCTGGGCCGCAAGGACCCCATCGTCCTGCCCCAGAACTCAGCGGAAATGTTCATGCTCACGCGCATGCGTGACGAGGCCCACCGCTTCGCCATCACCTTCCAGGGCAAGTCCATGCGCAAGAGCGCCATGCGCTCGGCGCTGGAGGACATTCCCGGCGTCGGCGAAGGAAGGCGGAAGATGTTGCTGCGCCACTTCGGTTCTCTCAAGCGGGTGGGGGACGCCAGCATCGAGGAGCTGGCCGAGGTCGTGGGCCCGGCGATGGCCGAGCGCGTCCACGCGGGGCTGCATGGCGACCCCGAGGACGACACCGAGGACCCCGTGCGCGAAGCCAGCCTGGACGACGCGAGCGAACCCGGAGCCGAAAAAGCGGCGCACGAAAAAGCGGATGGAGGGTCGCCACCGGGTGCGGCATGA
- a CDS encoding DUF4091 domain-containing protein, producing MGVGWAWAVSAVLSAAPGGPQVVSPLVKVRPDATPKGAAKAHLSVARGECEATQVVLPKGVTRVTMKPLALKGPGAPLTAEAWREAYLDVKTPSNGQGRPGPWPDALVPLSAPANPRHPTVVYVEVCAPRKQAAGTYAGSLSAAADGKPLPEVPFTLEVQPFELPATSSLPNSFGISLYSIAKGHGLAAESPEAKGLLRAYGKALLEHRVSAHGMGMDPPGVKFQDGRAVLDWTAYDAEMAPFLDGSLLPSGARFTTSDVRDSKKASTDAEKTAYYRAFQQHFQDKGWPAQLFFYAKDEPKPEDVPLVKAQSKRVRDAGGGIPVLVTTPLDAALQGAADILTPTLNCFYPREGPQTCRAVANTAQVRTRLPPRAKVWWYQSCNSHGCTGGTPPDAKLDRAYSDWASYMVDHPAPLNRAMGVLAFSSGVDGELYFDTVFAYNTKKDVWTDLFEFGGNGDGTLFYPGTPAKLGGGEHQPVVSLRLKHIRDGLEDYEYLRLLTQLGDGDFARTAAKRLARSGYEISQDPGEWEQVRREVTARLAKRWTSEQAKGPGRRTSGGTP from the coding sequence CGCCGCCAAGGCCCACCTGAGCGTGGCGCGCGGCGAGTGCGAGGCCACGCAGGTGGTGCTCCCCAAGGGGGTCACGCGCGTGACCATGAAGCCCCTCGCCCTCAAGGGCCCGGGCGCGCCGCTCACCGCGGAGGCCTGGCGCGAGGCCTACCTGGACGTGAAGACGCCGTCCAACGGCCAGGGACGGCCGGGGCCGTGGCCGGACGCGCTCGTGCCGCTGTCGGCGCCCGCCAATCCCAGACACCCCACCGTCGTCTACGTGGAGGTGTGCGCTCCCAGGAAGCAGGCCGCGGGCACCTATGCCGGAAGCCTGAGCGCGGCGGCGGACGGCAAGCCCCTGCCGGAGGTGCCCTTCACCTTGGAGGTGCAGCCGTTCGAGCTGCCGGCCACGTCCTCGCTGCCCAACAGCTTCGGCATCTCGCTGTACAGCATTGCGAAGGGGCACGGCCTGGCGGCCGAGTCACCGGAGGCGAAGGGGCTGCTGCGCGCGTACGGCAAGGCGCTCCTGGAGCACCGGGTGAGCGCGCACGGCATGGGCATGGATCCGCCGGGCGTGAAGTTCCAGGACGGCCGCGCGGTGCTGGACTGGACCGCGTACGACGCGGAGATGGCGCCCTTCCTGGACGGCAGCCTGCTGCCCTCCGGCGCGCGCTTCACCACGAGCGACGTGCGCGACAGCAAGAAGGCGTCCACGGACGCGGAGAAGACGGCGTACTACCGCGCCTTCCAGCAGCACTTCCAGGACAAGGGCTGGCCCGCGCAGCTCTTCTTCTACGCCAAGGACGAACCCAAGCCGGAGGACGTGCCGCTGGTGAAGGCGCAGTCCAAGCGCGTGCGGGACGCGGGGGGCGGCATCCCGGTGCTCGTCACCACGCCCCTGGACGCCGCGCTGCAGGGCGCCGCGGACATCCTCACGCCCACGCTCAACTGCTTCTATCCGCGCGAGGGCCCGCAGACGTGCCGCGCGGTGGCGAACACCGCGCAGGTGCGCACGCGCCTGCCGCCGCGCGCGAAGGTGTGGTGGTACCAGAGCTGCAATTCGCACGGCTGCACCGGCGGCACGCCCCCGGACGCGAAGCTGGACCGGGCCTACAGCGACTGGGCCTCGTACATGGTGGACCACCCCGCCCCGCTCAACCGGGCCATGGGGGTGCTGGCCTTCTCCAGCGGCGTGGACGGCGAGCTCTATTTCGACACCGTCTTCGCCTACAACACGAAGAAGGATGTCTGGACGGACCTCTTCGAGTTCGGCGGCAACGGAGACGGCACGCTCTTCTACCCGGGCACGCCCGCGAAGCTGGGGGGCGGCGAGCACCAGCCGGTGGTGTCCCTGCGGCTGAAGCACATCCGCGACGGCCTGGAGGACTACGAATACCTGCGCCTGCTCACGCAGCTGGGCGACGGCGACTTCGCCCGGACGGCGGCGAAGCGGCTCGCGCGTTCGGGGTATGAAATCTCCCAGGACCCGGGAGAATGGGAGCAGGTGCGCCGGGAGGTGACGGCGCGGCTCGCGAAGCGGTGGACGTCTGAACAAGCGAAGGGCCCCGGACGTCGGACTTCCGGGGGCACCCCGTAG